The Tenebrio molitor chromosome 2, icTenMoli1.1, whole genome shotgun sequence DNA segment ggtttagttttattgtgcaattttgcagatatttatgaaatacctgacaattgtcaaactttttgacatatacagctgccaacccaataggttgtattttccctgttacgattatgattattatttattggtcgatataaattaaacaaacacatttatcggaaaaattatacagggaaatgtttttttttacaccaaattaaagtaacgtatggacactttaattttaaattaattgtgaaaagaataaatcaacggtgtccgcacatttttcccgtactccactagatttttcccacattccactagaaatttttgacattgtacggGAAATCGCACCTCCCTTGACCTAAAGTGTAAGGTAACGCTATATTTCCCAGATTGGGAGGCCGAAAACGTTATTttcgatttctacacgctgtaactacgaaactattgatctgacaaaaaaacataaagaacacAAAATGAAGGGAATTATACGCTctacattttctttaataacttagatagacgtatctcgcacggataatgaaataatcgcagaaatgtgattttccacccctatcctccagtatggcggggcgagcgacaaccccccaaggtcgcaaactcgacaatagtaataatatgcctaatagaagatacctgctaagtataaacttttctgtaccttttgcaaggtggagccatttttatgtctctattgactggactaataGTGTTGTTTGGTTTCACTTTTACTTTGCGAATTACGAATTacttaattgaaataaaacttGGAAGTTTCCTAACTTAtagaaatgtaaaaaaagcTGAAAAGTCTTAACAAATTGAATTTCACAACTAAAATGTATGTCGGGAACATGCCctacgaaataaaaaatttcagcaccgaaaagaaaattttctgaaataaaGATAACCAGAATTTCCCCTTGTTCGAAAAATAGGAAGATgttgagatttttttaaaagatctTTGGCACTTCCCCCATTTTAATAATGATCTATTTTCCGTttttatgtgttttttttaattctgtaGGTAAAGGACAGCTCCAACATATGTATACCACCTGCGGAAActtttgtgtaatttttttgaggtTTTTGGCGCCTcgacaatttttaaatcattaattgttaatttcttcggttcaaaattaaagaaattcctttttgagtggatttcccttgccattcaacgtggaaacgctgcaagcattcggggcatttttccagattccgcattattatcggaattGTTTGTATTCTAAAAcaaatgttatgtacttaagttgattaattatacctacatttaattataattagaattcaacatttttgtgtacctagatatattaaaaaattagataGATTAAATAGGTTGGAAATGAAAAATACCTACATTGGAAAATATATTATGGGATATCTTCGGTGCATCTATTTAATGGTTCAGAAATTATTGCatgtaaaaatatgtaataatctTTTAGAGATTTAAATACACGCATAAAACACATACAAGTATTGCATGCAATTCTTTGCAAACTGTAATTTTAAATGGAGCGGTGAGatttaatctaaaatattaattttcttgtCAAATACTCTATTATTTACAAGTTTTTTACAATATGGAAAAAGTTGAATcatgttttgtttaattatgcACCAATCATTCAAATGTGAAATAGCACAATCGCACAAATTTGTGGAGTCACGAATTGTCAATTAGAGTTACGTTCCTTGTAAGTATAAATAGaagaacaataaattatgtCTTACTTAAGATAAGCAACTTCTCTAACATCAGGTAATTACTTTTGTAGCACtactaacaatttttctatgcgtacctatgttttttttttcagaaaatattacattttttctccTTTTACAACGAATTTTCTTTCATtatcttttttaaagtttttgaTAATCCTTCGTTTGAATTTGTTGGATTTATTTAACTAACGCAATGGCAACACCTAATTGGATTTCTTTTAAACTTTTCGACGACGCTTTGAAAACTTATTTGAACAAAAACGTCCAATTACTTACTTTTACGAGCACAAATGCAGTACCAGAGGGAGAAAATTACACAAGCGATCTCTTCAGAACGACTCTTATCTATTTAGACTGTGCAAAGTAAGAAACGCACCTGGAAGAAATTTTACAGCATTCTCTACTAACTgaacatttataaattttaggaatACCAAATGTTCACTGTCGGTTATTGTAAAATGTGGTAACGAAGATGGTGGAGTGAAAACAGACCTGGCTAAAAAATTACACTTATTTGACaaagaaattgaaatgttTACTAGGACATTACCGAGTATTTACAAGATTTTGGGTGACTCACGTAAATATTAAATGATAGAAGTCACCAGGAAATTGTGATTTTAGGTGACCGTTATACGTTGTCCTCTAAATGTCTGCTTGCGTCGAACGAACCTCATGCCGTAATTGTTCTTGAAGATTTAACTACTTCAGGCTTTCAGATGTTTCCAAGACatattggttttgatttggaaCACTGCTTCAGAGTTGTAGAAAAATTAGCTCAAATGCATGCCGCTTCAGTTATTATGTATGACAAAGATCCTTCTCTGGTGAAACGGTACGGTGAAGGTTTATACGCCGATAATGAAATGATTAGAGAATGGGTAATtacaattgtcattattattgCCAGATCTATTAATCATTGTTTCAAGGTAAGTGCTGGATACTCGGCTCTGAGTGATGCTTGCAGTAGATGGCCGGGTTTCGAAAAATACGGATATAAGCTAACAGCTTTGGGCGATGAAGCACTTGAACGAGGTTTTAGAGCTACAAGAAGAAAACTTGGAGGATTTCATGTTCTCAATCACGGTGATTTGTGGGTTAATAACATGATGTTTTCGTATGACACAAACAATACATTGAAAGACATGCGATTtgtatgtttaaaaatttaaaacctttCATTTATaacttgaataaaatttttaggtcGACTTTCAAATGAACATTTTTACAAGTCCCGCTATCGATTTGCACTATTTCATAGCCACCAGTACGAAGATCGAAGTGAAAATTGGttgtattgaaaacattttggaTCATTATTACGCCCAACTACTTGCTGCTTTAGCTAAACTACAGTATTCATTAGAAAAAGTGCCTACAAGAGAACTGTTCAAGAAAGATTTTAAATCAAGAGCATTTTACGGTAGAGGCAACAGTGGGATATTTTCTATATAATATCTATTATTCATTCAGGATTAATGGGAGCCGCTACAGTTTTAGCCTTTGTCAAAGCTTCCAGCAGAAAAGACGCTTCTTTCGAGAGTGTAATGAAAGATGACAGTTTAGAAGGGTTTCGTTACCATGCATATAACAACGACAGATACAGAAAACACATGGAATATCTGTTACCTTACTATGACACTTTCGGCATATTAGATTAAGAAATACTGTGCTTCTCTAGATTTGATAGATTTTTGTCGACATGGTTATTAGATAAAAACACAATACACACACGTAGGTAACAATTATAGAAAAGTTtaactcttaaaaatttatcatttttactgaaaaatataaataactgTTTCTTGCAGtgataaatttgtttattataaGTTGTAGGTACAACATTCATCAAAAGTAATTTcacaagtaataaaataataacgtagGTACTTTTGCGTTTGTTGGGATTcctagggccagtttatagaaagagaattaaatatttaattcgaattaaattttaatgcacgaTTAActcatgaatccgaaacttcgattggttcaatctgatcacgtgttcagttaatctcgcatttgattacgattaacttaatttcgcttctgtaaactggcccctaGCTTGCTTTCAAATCAACAAAGACGTCAACAGTGTAATTGAATGACAGGAGAGTTTTCGAATCCGAAATCTTTtgtattaatgaaaaattataggTACTTACCTACTAAAGCACAAATATGCAACGGTGTTTTTTTGTCTAGATCTAGAACCTTACTGCTTCAAAGAAAATAACAttgcaatttaaaatgtataaactccgtccagcgagagattgggagagtttaaattgtaggcttgtaacccaatactacaaaatgcactagaatacaatacaaaaaatttttataaaataaattattgtggtggtacctttgaaataatttcgcggGCATTGTAATCCTACGCCAATTTATTAGGTTATTTTCGTGAGAGACCAGGTATCCAATGGTTTTTCGGTATCTGAAACCAGTGTATTTTTGTGGTAGAGCGGTATCTGCAGTGACGTCATCAAATACGTCATTGATATTAACCTGGTCACAGATTACTCATatatactccattctttatcttggtgagtggtcgatgcgatcaagcaagccatgggtagctttgtaagttttactttttccaccaaatgTGTGTGTAgtgtaaatcaaatattaactgtcatcGGTGTCATTCAGATTCAGAGTCTTCGTCAAGCATTTATGTCCAAATCTCGCGATCTTATGTCGCGAAATGAAAATATATAAGCCGTACACAtcgattcttaaatttaaccgtTCCCGGTCTGAAAATTATCGGCGCGTCCGTCGTCGGTCAATCCGACCGAACATTCAACATTATTCCCGTCCCGTGCCGGGCAATATTGCAAAGACGTttgggtttgaaaaattaaccggATTCTTAAACCATAAACCGGACCTAATTTCACCGGAGAGTGTGTGGTCGgtctagaacattttgaaattcccaagtaagttatgaaaattttagaaaacgatgCGATGTGAAGATGACGCGTTTGAATCATGAGCAATTCAacctggaaaataataaatagaaagactttgcggcgtctctgtaagtacattatttgaatattttttaacaactaccaacgcacttttccatgggaactttcaaaaatccctaaattcaacttgacggctgaaaattttcctaagaccactcaccaagataaagaatggattATAAACAGATAGTTCTGTGCAGATAGTGCACTCGGACCTCGAATTGTTTCCAGTTTCAGTGCGCAAGTCTCTGTTTTGGTTCGCACGAATTTAAAAACCTGTTTCGttggttttgtaaataaatacgaTAAAGAAGAATTTTCCGTTAAATTATTCTCTAAAACTGTATGTCCACATGAGAATTTATTatgcattaaaatattacaacCGCAACATAAATTGCCCAACAGAAAGTTATTGAATGTATCGCATTGGTGACTTTGGGAAGCATTTATTTGAGGTAGTGTAAAAGATAAAACGGCCTAAcccagaaaatataaaaatatactcGTATACTTAATAGAATAGTTATAATTGACTATAACATAATATCTTTAGAACCAAAGCCTAATAATAACTTACAATTAATtggtataaataaaactgtgGCTTAAATTCactacaacaaaatttaaacttatttCATGCCACAATTAAGTCTGTATGGGTTAGCCCGTTtcaattttgactgttttatttagaataattgatttgtttgaattgtattccttttttttattattttttctttctgaaaaatatattatgttaatattttattctggttttattttctgtatCATTTTTATGGACATAACATCAATAGAATTGATTAGAACTCATATATTGGttttatttgctttatttacaattttagaaTTCCGCGTCGATCGgttcacattttaaattcgcGCGAACCAAACGAAAGCTACCGCGGCAAGAATCTTGGACCGCTACAATCAATGCATTGCTGGTCAAGTGCACTATCTGCTTATATGAGTAATCTGTggtattactggctgcatttaaaatttgttagagtcggaaagttatgtgaatcgctctatacatatgtacagtgagttttttttaagactggccatagggttttacatgctaatttttcaaccccctattaaattttatttttgtgaaaattacaaagccCAGCGCTGTTTTtagattaaacaataatattatctagtaatttacttcattttgtgatatctaaatggttgtaatagacaatttacaaacaaaatgttatttgcaaaaaatactcTGAACATTACCTATTAGGGGGAGATTcacgaaactttgcaaatttgcaaatcgttaacgaaacggcaaatacaatgcttcaacaatgtcggttgtcatggttttgaatttgcaactTCTTATCGAGTCTTACCAAGTTTCGCGAATGACCCCCTTTCCCcttttatttaataacgatataattatgtagattcattatttatgttacaaggttattttttacttcaagaaaaattaaatgaaatgttcaaaatgtcctCCATAGGCAGCTAAGCAATTACACACTCAATTACCTACATAGgtatcaaaattacaaatttcagaTGAAATTTGTAacctactgaaaatttaaaattgaagcaaacggaattcaaaaaatgtctttttgcTAGCTTATTCCTTACTTCTGGTTATTTACATTGAAATTGTGTCAATACATTATAGATATTGTCATCTCCGACAACTTTGCTACAaaactgggttgaatattttcatgaggacaaaagttaacagggggttgaaaaattagcatgtaaaaccctatggccagtcacTGTATTTTCAAACACCTTCTTCTAAATTAATCGTCATGACATTTCAGGAATGAATTCTTTCGTCATTTATTTTAGTCGACTGCATAAACAATGCTATTATCAAATTTGGACATTTGTTATGTCAATCTTATATAAACATCTATCTGTTTTTTCCGTCTTATAAtccaaaaatgcaaaattcaCATGAGATTAAAAATACTGGTAAGTACCTTGTATATTAGTACATTTTGAATCAAAAGTGTGACAAAATAAGAAGATGAAGGAGACCATCGTAAAAGTGGCAGCACCAAAGTTCTTTCCAGAACAACAATGCAAGTTGTCGGTATAAAATAAACCGAGTTGAATCTAATAGTAAGATTTCAGTGCTAATCTTGGAAAAACTCGAACTAACACCTCTTTAAAAATCGATCATTCGAAAGATAAAGAGTATGGtcacctttaaatatgtacctatCGACAAATagttcaacattttttttttttttagattaatCAACAGTGGTCTTCACAAACTGGTGTCAAATTTTAGTACAGCTCACAAAATTGGTCAAAAACCTTCCAAACTTGTTACCaagaaaaatgaaagtaaaacACCATTGTCCACACCGAACTCAATACCGGATAGGTGCCTTTGTTCAAAAAGGTTTTAATTTGTAATAGTGGGGTTTTTCAGACAACTAAACTCCCATATTGTGTTAACTAAACAAATATCGTTGGACAAATACACGATGACGGATTTCGAGGAGAATGAACGGAAATTGGACATGCAGTCGACAGTTCTCACTGAACAACCTTATAGGTGTGTTGGTGGTAATCAATGGAAGAATGGATTTATTACTAACGCGATGTTGTTTTATTAGAGATTTACAATGGACCGATCCAagacttttaaaaaaatattcgttaGTCAAGCAACCCTATAAAAAGTCTCTTACTATTCCGTACGTGAATAAGTCTGAATACGGGTCTGACGTAGTCGACGGCATGTCTGACGACGAAGCGGAACTCCTTTActctgaaaacaaacattttctgTTTAAGTGTAAGTTTATTTCGACTGTAATGCATAAAAATGATTACCTACTTCACGTTCGTTGCAGGTCTTTACTATTTTTGTACCGCTTCAGTGTCTTTTATTGGATCCATGTGTGGTATAACGCTGATTACGGTTGTTTTGTGGAAAATTCTAGATGAAAATATACTGAATTTTCATTTAGAAACGCCCAgacatgatttattttttaagagacATCTCACGTATTTAGCGGGCTCAATTGTTTACTTGATTAACACCATTCTTGGAAAAATTATGCGCCTGTTAACGATATCGGTATGTGCattaagatttaataattttgtaatgaacATAATAGGAAAACATTCTAGACTAGCGAAGTTTTCGCAAAGGAAGAAGAACCGTCAGTGTGgtacaaattatattaaatagTAACTTTTTgtgcaaatataaattttgtggtaaaatttcaaatttcatttaatgtAGCGTTTCACCgtaaatgatttaattttttattagttcaaattattaaaaaagaaactaATTGAAAGAAAACTTTCCAATTCTTGTgaatttgtattaaataacaaataaatttacaatattaattgtttacaaccaacaatacaaaaatgactGCTACAAACCATgtgacttttaaaataaaatatactttatattgaaaaatttattgatgtcttaatttaaatacaaattaagcACGTCTATTAAATGTATTTGTGGTAGGTTGTGTCAGCTGCAACCCACTAATGTTATTGAAATCCAGTAACTTTAACATTTCTTTAGTTTCTGGGTCTACTTCTATGATGTCATGTTCCAAAGCTGAAACTTCTGGAACGAAATTATCTCTTCGTTCTCTCTCTTCCTCCTGAAGTTTGATTGAAATGCCACGGACCTGGGAGTGACGCAGACGTTTCATCAAATGTGTAACAAATCCAGCAATTTTGTTACGCAAAGGTTTCGTCGGTATTATGGCGATTTCTTCGCAAATGCGTTTGTTGGTATGGAAATCTAGAGTTAATCGAGTGTAATACTTCTCGATTATAACCTTTGACGCTTTTTTCACTGTCTTAGTACGCACGCGACCCATGATTTctagaaatgaaagaaaatggCATTTAGTATGAACAAACGTAAGAATTCAAGTTTGCTGATCTAATACACCAAACAGAATTCTAGCATTCTGCGAATGAACCTCTACTATCACTTATTTTCATACAATGCATAATTTACACAAATTCTTCCAATCATATATGAAAT contains these protein-coding regions:
- the LOC138124799 gene encoding uncharacterized protein isoform X3; translation: MQNSHEIKNTEDEGDHRKSGSTKVLSRTTIANLGKTRTNTSLKIDHSKDKELINSGLHKLVSNFSTAHKIGQKPSKLVTKKNESKTPLSTPNSIPDRQLNSHIVLTKQISLDKYTMTDFEENERKLDMQSTVLTEQPYRDLQWTDPRLLKKYSLVKQPYKKSLTIPYVNKSEYGSDVVDGMSDDEAELLYSENKHFLFKCLYYFCTASVSFIGSMCGITLITVVLWKILDENILNFHLETPRHDLFFKRHLTYLAGSIVYLINTILGKIMRLLTISENILD
- the LOC138124799 gene encoding uncharacterized protein isoform X1 gives rise to the protein MQNSHEIKNTEDEGDHRKSGSTKVLSRTTIANLGKTRTNTSLKIDHSKDKELINSGLHKLVSNFSTAHKIGQKPSKLVTKKNESKTPLSTPNSIPDRQLNSHIVLTKQISLDKYTMTDFEENERKLDMQSTVLTEQPYRDLQWTDPRLLKKYSLVKQPYKKSLTIPYVNKSEYGSDVVDGMSDDEAELLYSENKHFLFKCLYYFCTASVSFIGSMCGITLITVVLWKILDENILNFHLETPRHDLFFKRHLTYLAGSIVYLINTILGKIMRLLTISTSEVFAKEEEPSVWYKLY
- the LOC138124795 gene encoding uncharacterized protein, producing MATPNWISFKLFDDALKTYLNKNVQLLTFTSTNAVPEGENYTSDLFRTTLIYLDCAKNTKCSLSVIVKCGNEDGGVKTDLAKKLHLFDKEIEMFTRTLPSIYKILGDRYTLSSKCLLASNEPHAVIVLEDLTTSGFQMFPRHIGFDLEHCFRVVEKLAQMHAASVIMYDKDPSLVKRYGEGLYADNEMIREWVSAGYSALSDACSRWPGFEKYGYKLTALGDEALERGFRATRRKLGGFHVLNHGDLWVNNMMFSYDTNNTLKDMRFVDFQMNIFTSPAIDLHYFIATSTKIEVKIGCIENILDHYYAQLLAALAKLQYSLEKVPTRELFKKDFKSRAFYGLMGAATVLAFVKASSRKDASFESVMKDDSLEGFRYHAYNNDRYRKHMEYLLPYYDTFGILD
- the RpS17 gene encoding small ribosomal subunit protein eS17, whose protein sequence is MGRVRTKTVKKASKVIIEKYYTRLTLDFHTNKRICEEIAIIPTKPLRNKIAGFVTHLMKRLRHSQVRGISIKLQEEERERRDNFVPEVSALEHDIIEVDPETKEMLKLLDFNNISGLQLTQPTTNTFNRRA
- the LOC138124799 gene encoding uncharacterized protein isoform X2, with the protein product MQNSHEIKNTDEGDHRKSGSTKVLSRTTIANLGKTRTNTSLKIDHSKDKELINSGLHKLVSNFSTAHKIGQKPSKLVTKKNESKTPLSTPNSIPDRQLNSHIVLTKQISLDKYTMTDFEENERKLDMQSTVLTEQPYRDLQWTDPRLLKKYSLVKQPYKKSLTIPYVNKSEYGSDVVDGMSDDEAELLYSENKHFLFKCLYYFCTASVSFIGSMCGITLITVVLWKILDENILNFHLETPRHDLFFKRHLTYLAGSIVYLINTILGKIMRLLTISTSEVFAKEEEPSVWYKLY